The proteins below come from a single Balaenoptera acutorostrata chromosome 2, mBalAcu1.1, whole genome shotgun sequence genomic window:
- the LOC103010025 gene encoding ADP-ribosylation factor-like protein 1 produces the protein MKILILGLDGAGKTTILYRLQVGEVVTTIPTVGFNVETVTYKNLKFQVWDLGGQTSIRPYWRCYYSNTDAVIYVVDSCDRDRIGVSKSDLVAMLEEEELRKAILVVFANKQDMEQAMTSSEMANSLGLPALKG, from the coding sequence atgaagattttaattttgggATTAGATGGAGCAGGAAAAACTACAATTTTGTACAGATTACAGGTTGGAGAAGTCGTTACTACTATTCCTACCGTTGGATTTAATGTTGAGACGGTAACATACAAGAACCTAAAATTCCAAGTCTGGGATTTAGGAGGACAGACAAGTATCAGGCCATACTGGAGATGTTATTATTCAAACACAGATGCAGTCATTTATGTAGTAGACAGTTGTGACCGAGACCGAATTGGCGTTTCCAAATCAGACTTAGTTGCCATGTTGGAGGAAGAAGAGCTGAGAAAAGCCATTTTAGTGGTGTTTGCAAATAAGCAGGACATGGAACAGGCCATGACTTCCTCGGAGATGGCAAATTCACTTGGGTTACCTGCCTTGAAGGGCTGA
- the LOC103010321 gene encoding diphosphoinositol polyphosphate phosphohydrolase 2-like encodes MMKFKPYQTRTYDREGFRKRAACLCFRSEQEDEVLLVSSSRYPDQWIVPGEGMEPEDEPGGTAVREVYEEAGVKGKLGRLLGIFENQDRKHRTYVYALTVTEILEAWEDSVNIRRKREWFKVEDAIKVLQGHKPVHAEYLEKLKLGCSPANGNSTVPSLPDSNTLFVTAAQTSGLPSSVR; translated from the coding sequence ATGATGAAGTTCAAGCCCTACCAGACGCGGACCTATGACCGCGAGGGCTTCAGGAAGCGGGCTGCGTGCCTGTGCTTCCGGAGCGAGCAGGAGGACGAGGTGCTGTTGGTGAGCAGCAGTCGGTACCCAGACCAATGGATCGTCCCAGGAGAAGGAATGGAGCCCGAGGACGAGCCTGGCGGTACTGCCGTGAGGGAGGTTTATGAAGAGGCTGGAGTCAAAGGAAAATTGGGCAGACTCCTGGGCATATTTGAGAACCAAGACCGAAAGCACAGAACATATGTTTATGCTCTTACTGTCACTGAAATATTAGAAGCCTGGGAAGATTCTGTTAatataagaagaaagagagagtggTTCAAAGTAGAAGATGCCATCAAAGTTCTCCAGGGTCATAAGCCTGTACATGCCGAGTATCTAGAAAAACTAAAGCTGGGTTGTTCTCCAGCCAATGGAAATTCCACAGTCCCTTCCCTTCCAGATAGTAACACCCTGTTTGTAACTGCTGCACAGACCTCTGGGCTGCCGTCTAGTGTAAGATAG